AGGATCGCCAGACCGTTGATATTGCTGAGTTTACCCTGATCCGTCGCCATGCCAAGCGTGGTGTAACGCTTGGTATGCTCAACGCTTTCATAGCCTTCGCGGGCCGCCAGCTGCACGTCAGAAACCTTGACGTCGTTCTGGAAGTCGAGCCAGGCCTTCATGCGCAGGTTGATTTCCGCACGGGCGGGCATCAGCCAGACCGGCTGCATCGGCGCTTCGTCCTGCGCTTCGCCCTTGGCGGCAGTGGCATCGGCTTTGAACCCGGCCGCAGCGGCGGCCTTGGCCCCGGCCTCGGCGCCATCGGCCAGCACCGCATCCAGTGTCAGCGGGCCGCTGGCAGCGCCAGCGGTCACCACGAAACCTTCGCCATCTGCGCCGAGCGGCGGACGGGAGGGATCGGGGCGGAAATGCGCCTGCGCATCATCCCAGAGCAGCTTGCCGCCGCAATGGGACCACAGGTGCACCACCGGCGACCAGCCGCCGGACATCGCAACTGCATCGGCTTCGACCTCTTCCTGAGCGCCGCCCTGACCGTTCTGGGCGCAGATCGCGACCTTGGTCACATGTTTGCCGTCCTTGACCTTGGCGATGCCGCGGCCGCATTCGACACGGATACCAAGCGCGCGGACCTCATCCATCAGGGCGCCGCCACCGGCTTCGCGGGTGTCGAGCACCCGTACCACCTCGACGCCTGCACCATGCAGCGCCAGCGCGGTGCGATAGGCATCGTCGTTGTTGGTCGCTACCACCACGCGCTGCCCCGGGGTCGCGCCCCAGTTCACCACGTAGTCGCGCATCGCTGCGGCCAGCATCACGCCGGGCACATCGTTGCCAGCAAAGGACAGCGGCCGTTCAATGGCACCAGTTGCGGTGACGATCTGTTTTGCACGGATCCGCCACAGGCGGTGGCGCGGACCACCCTGCCCCGGTGTGTGATCGGTCAGCCGCTCGTATCCCAGAGCATAGCCGTGATCATAGACGCCCGAACCCATGCAGCGGTTGCGCAGGGTGACGTTCTCCATCGCGGTGAGTTCCGCCAGCGCCTGTTCCACCCAGGCTTCGGGATCGTCGCCATCGATGGTCCCGCCATCGACCGGCGCCCGACCGCCCCAATGGGCGTTCTGTTCGATCACCAGCACCTTGGCGCCCGAACGGCCCGCCGTCAGCGCCGCCTGAAGGCCTGCGACACCGCCGCCAACAACCAGAACATCAGCAAAGAAATAGAAGTGTTCGTAGGTATCCGCGTCCTTCAGTTCGCGGTCGGGTGCCTGACCCAGACCTGCGGATTTGCGGATGATCGGCTCGTAGACGTGTTTCCAGAAGGGTTTGGGGTGGATGAACGTCTTGTAATAGAAACCAGCAGGCAGGAACCGCGCCAGCTTGTTGTTCACCACGCCCACGTCGAACTCAAGGCTGGGCCAGTGGTTCTGCGACTGGGCGCTGAGGCCCGAGAACAGCTCGGTCGTCGTGGCGCGCTGGTTCGGTTCGAACCGCGCCCCGGTGCCGAGACCGACCAGCGCGTTGGGCTCTTCCGCGCCCGAGGCAACCAGCCCGCGCGGGCGGTGGTATTTGAAGGATCGGCCCACCAGCAGCTGATCGTTGGCGAGCAGGGCCGAGGCCAGCGTATCCCCGGCATAGCCCGTCATCCGCGTGCCGTTGAAGGTGAACTCGATGGGTTTGGAGCGGTCGATCAACCGGCCCTGATTGGCAAGACGCGTGCTCATGCTGCGAACCTTTCACGATAAAAGGCGGTGATAATCGGTGTGTGTCCCGCGAAACGGGCCACGCCCGGCTGCGGTCGGTCTGTGCGACGAAGTGCGTCTGTCATGACCTGGCATCCGAAAACTCGCGCCAGCTCCAGCCGGGGCGTTTGGCGGTGATCGCGTCGCGGATTTCCTGCGGCGGCTCGGTGGTTTGCGCCGAATAGGTGCCAAAAACCTCAAGCGTCATGGTGCAGCGGGCCGCGTGGAACCACTTGCCGCAGCCATTGACGTGCCGCCAGCGTTCGAAATGCACGCCTTTGGGATTTTCCCGCATGAACAGATAATCATGGAACTCATCATCCGAGGAGCCGGGACCAAAGCGCGTCAGATGCGCCTCACCGCCACCGTGCAGTTCGGTTTCTTCGGCTTTGACGCCGCAATAGGGGCATTCAAGGATCAGCATGGGCCATGCTCCGGTTTGGTCTGGTCTACTGCCCCCGAACCGAGGGCGGGGATCGGGCACGATGCGACGCAGGGCGTCACATTGGATGAACGAAGGGAAGCAACCATCAGTGCGCCACCCCGGCTGCGACGCTCTCGTCGATGAATTTGCCTTCCTTGAAGCGCATCATGGAAAATTCCTCGGCCAGCGGCGAATGGCCGGTTGCCATCAGCTCGGCCATGGCCCAGCCAGATCCCGGGATCGCCTTGAAGCCGCCGGTGCCCCAGCCTGCGTTGACGAAACAGTTTTGCACCGGCGTTTTCGAGATGATGGGCGAGCGGTCGCCGGTGACATCCACGATACCGCCCCACTGGCGCAGCATCTTCAGGCGCGACACCATCGGGAAGGTTTCGTTCAGCGCACGCACGGTTTCCTCGATGTGGTGGAAGGACCCGCGCTGGGTGTAATTGTTGTAGCCATCGGTACCGCCACCAATCACCATCTCGCCCTTGTCGGACTGGCTCATGTAGCCGTGCACGGTGTTGGCCATGACGACCACATCCATGCAGGGTTTGATCGGTTCAGAGACCAGCGCCTGCAGCGCCACGCTTTCGACCGGCAGGCGGAAGCCCGCCATCTGGGAAAGGTGCGAACAGTTGCCTGCAACCACCATGCCCAGCTTATCGCAATCGATCGCGCCCTTACTGGTGTCGACACCGATGACCCGGCCGCCTTCAGTGCGCACGCCGGTGACTTCACATTGCTGGATGATGTCCATGCCCATGGCCGAACACGCCCGGGCATAGCCCCAGGCCACCGCATCGTGACGCGCGGTGCCGCCGCGCTCCTGCCACAGGCCACCCAGCACAGGGTAACGCGGCCCTTCAAGGTTGATGATCGGCACCAGTTCCTTGACGCGCGCGGGTTCGATCCACTCGGTAGACACGCCCTGCAGCGCGTTGGCATGGGCCGTGCGCTTGTAGCCGCGCACCTCATGCTCGGTCTGGGCCAGCATGATGACGCCGCGCGGAGAAAACATGACGTT
This genomic stretch from Phaeobacter gallaeciensis harbors:
- a CDS encoding sarcosine oxidase subunit beta family protein, encoding MKRYSAFAVAREALRYHTGWERAWRAPEPKRHYDVIIVGAGGHGLATAYYLGKNFGITNVAVLEKGWLGGGNTGRNTTIIRSNYLQDPSAAIYEKARSLYEDMSQDLNYNVMFSPRGVIMLAQTEHEVRGYKRTAHANALQGVSTEWIEPARVKELVPIINLEGPRYPVLGGLWQERGGTARHDAVAWGYARACSAMGMDIIQQCEVTGVRTEGGRVIGVDTSKGAIDCDKLGMVVAGNCSHLSQMAGFRLPVESVALQALVSEPIKPCMDVVVMANTVHGYMSQSDKGEMVIGGGTDGYNNYTQRGSFHHIEETVRALNETFPMVSRLKMLRQWGGIVDVTGDRSPIISKTPVQNCFVNAGWGTGGFKAIPGSGWAMAELMATGHSPLAEEFSMMRFKEGKFIDESVAAGVAH
- a CDS encoding sarcosine oxidase subunit delta: MLILECPYCGVKAEETELHGGGEAHLTRFGPGSSDDEFHDYLFMRENPKGVHFERWRHVNGCGKWFHAARCTMTLEVFGTYSAQTTEPPQEIRDAITAKRPGWSWREFSDARS
- a CDS encoding sarcosine oxidase subunit alpha family protein — its product is MSTRLANQGRLIDRSKPIEFTFNGTRMTGYAGDTLASALLANDQLLVGRSFKYHRPRGLVASGAEEPNALVGLGTGARFEPNQRATTTELFSGLSAQSQNHWPSLEFDVGVVNNKLARFLPAGFYYKTFIHPKPFWKHVYEPIIRKSAGLGQAPDRELKDADTYEHFYFFADVLVVGGGVAGLQAALTAGRSGAKVLVIEQNAHWGGRAPVDGGTIDGDDPEAWVEQALAELTAMENVTLRNRCMGSGVYDHGYALGYERLTDHTPGQGGPRHRLWRIRAKQIVTATGAIERPLSFAGNDVPGVMLAAAMRDYVVNWGATPGQRVVVATNNDDAYRTALALHGAGVEVVRVLDTREAGGGALMDEVRALGIRVECGRGIAKVKDGKHVTKVAICAQNGQGGAQEEVEADAVAMSGGWSPVVHLWSHCGGKLLWDDAQAHFRPDPSRPPLGADGEGFVVTAGAASGPLTLDAVLADGAEAGAKAAAAAGFKADATAAKGEAQDEAPMQPVWLMPARAEINLRMKAWLDFQNDVKVSDVQLAAREGYESVEHTKRYTTLGMATDQGKLSNINGLAILADSLGSEIPQVGTTTFRPPYHPISMGAIGGEARGEIFQPLRKTPMYDWHDGNGADWEPVGHWRRPYAYVRSGESVKEAVNREITNTRQNVGMLDASTLGKLIVKGPDAGRFLDMMYTNMMSTLKVGKCRYGLMCSENGFLSDDGVVARIDEDTWLCHTTTGGADRIHAHMEEWLQTEWWDWKVYVANVTEQYAQIAVVGPKARKVLEKLNGAAGGGLDVSKEALPFMEWKDGEIGGFKCRVYRISFSGELSYEIAVAASDGQAFWDALMAAGQEFGVMPYGTECLHVLRAEKGFIMIGDETDGTVIPQDLGLNWAISKKKEDFIGKRAQLRSHMADPERWKLVGLETTDGSVLPDGAYAVGNGVNANGQKNTIGRVTSTYYSPTLGKGIAMGLVKHGPDRMGEVLDFPGTDGTIFKARIVDPVFYDKEGEKQNV